From a single Mycosarcoma maydis chromosome 2, whole genome shotgun sequence genomic region:
- a CDS encoding uncharacterized protein (related to Thioredoxin), with product MLLQTLRTTTKAAPLCGSPIAASAAVRTFASTSRAYKVYENVSAADFQSRVLSPSGADAETPVLVDFFATWCQPCKLLSPALKKVASNPDVVGGKHIDLVTIDVDQHQDIAQQFKVSAMPTVIAMKGGKVLDGFVGMLPENKVIEFVQNLK from the exons ATGCTCCTTCAAACACTCCGAACGACCACCAAGGCGGCGCCTCTGTGCGGCTCCCCTATTGCGGCGTCGGCGGCTGTACGCACATTCGCTTCGACCAGCCGCGCGTACAAGGTGTACGAGAACGTCTCGGCGGCCGACTTTCAATCTCGCGTCCTCTCGCCTTCCGGCGCAGACGCTGAAACACCCGTGCTCGTAGACTTCTTCGCAACGTGGTGCCAGCCGTGCAAGCTCCTCTCACCCGCGCTCAAAAAAGTCGCCTCGAATCCCGACGTGGTCGGAGGCAAACACATCGACCTCGTAACAATTGATGTGGATCAGCATCAGGACATTGCTCAGCAGTTCAAAGTGTCCGCGATGCCCACCGTGATCGCTATGAAGGGCGGAAAG GTCCTCGATGGTTTCGTAGGCATGCTTCCCGAGAACAAGGTGATCGAGTTTGTCCAGAACCTCAAGTAG
- a CDS encoding rDNA-binding RNA polymerase I transcriptional factor (related to RRN3 - RNA polymerase I specific transcription factor), which translates to MKRASNSSLYAISVDAVAPPSPSKRRSSASDESDISSASPTTPIKPLRSSLSKKAPPPGSMAAINSVGSSSSTNYQGMYLSFVINALSEREKGNTGPYYELLVQFAEPSTGRSGASASSLRSLLAALSHVVSDLDRSHAKLVESIFALPWTSMDDSFAQMWIKFVCSLVSARSEWLSVILTKATKALSYRLEWLPYQFADELGKRSVSTLKRKQVYERVHLLIRSLLSVVPTLPGVLGPLLVQFLPHKMVHRSDQLVYVRNILHVSEYCAELSEAILGAVIDRAIQLDVEIQVELDEFDDDEAEELGLDFEDPFEQALDDIDDGDSSDDDDESDAGDFADNLSDLSDENYEQGVATEEQKRTQEDLQRSMRRIRESVAKLDAIMIALFEHLRKLDAQYVAGANSLNYSSPMDSEANRRNLFHTLLSIFARNILPTFRSRHVQFLLFWFNSLDPEFSDYFLGVLLEKSLYSKRVDMGQKDEPAVIRSAAAGYVASFVSRASYVDGPTTRVVLYNLCAFLDAHIDESSRTDTEAGSAAPGTGTHSVFYSVVQAAFYIFCFRWRDLKITDEEQDGGADDLDYHDADEIGGGMHDSVGSLGQFGAEAWCDGLTSLQRAVTSRLNPLKYCSANVVKQFARIAQHTGFLYCYSIIEANNRSVRGINRSIPVSRSTSLNRLQLDGSGSATPMSQDGSERGTPRPDSLDTEATKKETVVTTSSVLESFFPFDPYKLESSASFIEPLYREWAEVAPDEDGQDSSEDEDDDDDEADDVRRNESVAIGGLAIPGSKSRPRTYSNEEEEEEEDEDEDGNSSSFVSQVEAMSISPYLG; encoded by the coding sequence ATGAAGAGAGCCTCGAATTCCAGCCTTTATGCCATCAGTGTTGACGCTGTAGCACCACCTTCCCCATCTAAGCGTAGGAGCTCAGCTTCGGACGAGTCAGATATctcttcggcttcgccGACCACACCAATCAAGCcgttgcgctcgagccTGTCCAAGAAGGCGCCGCCACCAGGAAGCATGGCCGCCATCAACTCggtcggcagcagcagctcgaccaaTTACCAGGGCATGTACCTCAGCTTTGTCATCAATGCGCTAtcagagagagagaagggCAATACCGGGCCATACTACGAGCTTCTCGTCCAATTTGCCGAGCCATCAACGGGCAGATCAGGTGCTTCGGCCTCTTCCCTGCGCTCTCTGCTTGCGGCTCTGTCGCACGTCGTGTCGGATCTTGATCGATCCCATGCCAAACTGGTGGAGAGCATCTTTGCTCTACCATGGACCTCGATGGACGACAGCTTTGCGCAGATGTGGATCAAGTTCGTATGCAGCTTAGTTAGCGCCAGAAGCGAGTGGCTTTCGGTCATCCTCACAAAAGCCACCAAGGCGTTGTCGTATCGTCTCGAATGGTTGCCGTACCAATTTGCTGATGAGTTGGGCAAAAGATCCGTCTCCACGCTCAAGCGAAAACAGGTGTACGAGCGAGTTCATCTTCTGATTCGTTCGCTTTTGAGCGTCGTACCCACGCTGCCTGGTGTATTGGGACCCTTGCTTGTCCAGTTCTTACCGCACAAGATGGTGCACAGGTCCGATCAGCTTGTCTATGTGCGCAACATTCTGCACGTCAGCGAGTACTGTGCAGAGCTCTCCGAGGCGATTCTGGGTGCTGTTATTGATCGAGCCATtcagctcgacgtcgagatCCAGGTTGAACTCGATGAAttcgacgatgacgaagccgaagagCTCGGATTGGATTTCGAAGATCCATTCGAGCAGGCTCTCGATGACATCGATGACGGAGACAGCtccgacgatgacgatgagaGCGATGCGGGCGACTTTGCAGATAACCTCTCGGATCTCTCGGATGAGAACTACGAGCAAGGCGTGGCGACCGaagagcagaagcgcacgCAGGAGGATCTGCAAAGATCCATGCGACGCATTCGCGAATCCgtggccaagctcgacgccatcatGATTGCGCTCTTTGAGCATCTGCGTAAGCTCGATGCACAGTACGTCGCCGGTGCCAACAGCTTGAACTACAGCAGCCCCATGGATTCTGAGGCGAATCGTCGAAATCTCTTTCACACGCTGCTTTCCATCTTTGCGCGTAACATTCTACCCACTTTCCGATCACGCCACGTTCAGTTCCTGCTGTTCTGGTTCAACTCGTTAGACCCGGAGTTCTCAGACTACTTTCTCGGCGTATTGCTCGAAAAGAGCCTGTACAGCAAGAGAGTGGACATGGGGCAGAAAGACGAGCCGGCAGTGATCCGATCCGCTGCAGCAGGGTATGTGGCTAGTTTTGTCAGCAGGGCCTCGTACGTAGATGGGCCGACGACGCGAGTCGTCTTGTACAATCTGTGCGCGTTCCTAGATGCGCATATCGACGAGAGCAGCCGCACAGATACCGAAGCGGGCTCAGCGGCGCCAGGAACAGGTACACATTCGGTGTTTTACTCGGTGGTTCAAGCAGCTTTTTATATTTTCTGCTTCCGATGGAGAGATCTTAAGATCACCGACGAAGAGCAGGATGGCGGTGCTGACGACCTCGATTATcacgacgccgacgagatCGGTGGAGGCATGCACGACAGTGTGGGAAGTCTGGGTCAGTTTGGCGCCGAAGCGTGGTGTGATGGGTTGACATCGTTGCAAAGAGCGGTGACTTCGCGATTGAACCCGCTCAAGTATTGTTCGGCCAATGTGGTCAAACAGTTTGCGAGGATCGCTCAGCATACCGGGTTCCTGTACTGCTATTCGATCATCGAGGCGAACAACCGCTCTGTGAGGGGGATCAATCGAAGTATTCCGGTTTCAAGGTCGACCAGTCTGAACAGGCTCCAGCTGGACGGCTCAGGATCGGCGACTCCCATGAGTCAGGACGGCAGCGAAAGAGGTACGCCGCGACCCGACTCGCTCGATACGGAAGCGACTAAGAAGGAGACGGTGGTGACAACGTCTTCGGTGCTCGAATCGTTCTTCCCGTTCGACCCATACAAGTTGGagtcgtcggcatcgtttATCGAGCCTCTGTATCGGGAGTGGGCCGAAGTGGCACCTGATGAGGACGGACAAGACTCGTCcgaggatgaagatgacgatgatgacgaggcgGATGATGTCAGACGCAACGAGTCGGTGGCAATTGGAGGGCTGGCTATCCCGGGATCAAAATCGCGCCCTCGAACGTATAGcaacgaggaggaagaggaagaagaggacgaggacgaggatgggAACAGCTCGTCGTTCGTCTCGCAAGTCGAGGCTATGAGCATCAGTCCGTATCTCGGCTGA